GCAGCCTTTGAGGCAAGGGTTGAACACCTGCTTGGTGCTCCCCTTACGCCACCGCCCGCGCAAATGGGGGTGAATCACCCGACGCCGTTAATTATTTCTGGGCCGTCACGCGCTGGGAAGTCGCTGCTGCAATCTTGGCTGTCCGTGCATCCCGACATCGCCGCTGCCGATGAAGTGGGGCTTCTCCCGCGTTTGAACGATATTGATTTTTCAGCTGACCCGCATCGCTTGGCTGAGGCGGCTGACACCTACCGCACCACGCTCAAGCGGCTTGCGGGCGCAAAGGGACAAACCGCAAAATTTGTCATCGACACACATCCCACCAATGCCCTGTATTTTGACATTCTGCTCCGCCTCTGCCCGGATGCGAAGATCATTCAAATCCAACGCGATCCGCTTGATCTGGCGGTGAGCTTGTACGCCCGCAATTATGTTACCGGTGGGCATTGGGCGGACTCCTGGTCGGGCATAGCCAAGCGTCTCACATGTTATGATCGCCTCCGATATTATTACGCCACCTGGTCTCCGGTGATCGCGACCATCAGCTATGAGGATTTGGTCAACACCCCAGTTTCCCAATTGCAATCCCTTGTCGAAGCTCTTGGCCTGGTATGGACAGATGATCTGTCGCCGCCCGCTCCAGACCCTCAAGACCTCACACCTATGCCGTGGGCCAGCTTTGCTGATCGCCCACCGGTGCAGACTCACGGCATTGGTCTATGGCGCAGTTATGCGCCTTGGCTCGCCGAATTTGCTGATGCCTACGGGCGTTCCGCCCTGAAAACCTACGGGCGTTCCGCCCTAAAAACCTATGGCCGGGACGCGCTTCAGGAGGACAACGCCATTCCCGCGCAGGCATCGCACCTCTCCATGGAGTCTCTTGAAATTCTCAAGAAGGTGCCCGCATTTCATGCCCGTGTGGCGGCACAAGCCGAGACAGACGGCCACTGGGACGCGGCAGTATCTGCACGCTGGCGGGCGGTGTCGTGTCGTCCGTTCACCCATCACGTGCGCCACCATGCTGAAGCGTTGCAGCAAACTCTTCAGGCGTCACCACAGCACACAGACCTCGCGCATCTCCATCAAGAAATCGCCAAGCTCTGGGCCGCTTACCGGGAAACCCCCAACATGCGGTTCGGCGATTTTGGCCTGCCCTATCAAAGTTTCACACCGGCCTATATCGCGGGCAGCCGTGATACTGATGTTCGCGCTGCCGCTTATGATTTGGAGCATCTTACCAGCGGGCGGCGTGTGCTTGATCTTGGCGCCAACAGTGGGTTTCTGACTCTTGAAGCCGCGAAGTTTGCCCGCCAAACAATAGGGGTCGAACATGCGCAAGCACTCGTCGATATCGGCAGCCGTGTCCGTCAGTTTATGAATCTCGATACGTGCCAATTCCTCTGCGGCGATGCTGCGACATTCACCGCAGATGAACCATTTGATGTGGTTATTGCCACCGCCGTGCATGGCTGGCTTGATCTGCCAGTGCCCAACCTGGCCCGTCACCTGGCGCACCTGACTGCTCCAGGGGGGGCGGTGTTATTTGAAAGCCAGGGGCAGCGGTCCACGTCTAAAATCGAGCCGGGTTTTGACGCCACCGTAAAAGCGATTGCCCAAGGCGGATTTACGGTCGAACGCGATGGCACTCTATGTGATGATGCGGTCAACCTGCGCGCTTTTGTCGTGCTGCGTAAAACCCTATAGCGAAAGAACAGCTGATGGCCTCTCGCGGATACTGTGATCATGTGCTCGATCTGCTGTCCCATGTTGAGGGCGTCTCGGCGCGCGGCATGTTTGGCGGATTCGGTTTGTACAAAGGCAGCGTCATGTTCGCTCTCATTGCCGATGATGTGCTGTATTATAAGGTCGGACCGGCCAACCAACCGGATTATGAAGAGGCTGGGTCCGAGCCCTTCACCTATTCGGGTAAAGGCAAGCCCATTCAAATGTCGTACTGGCAGGTGCCGGAAGATGTTCTGGAAGATCAGGACGCCCTGCGCGATTGGACCCTGAAAGCCTTTGATGTCGCCCTCAAGGCCAAGAAACCAAAAAAGCCTAAAGCCAAAAAACTCTAGTCAGGCTCACTCATTCCCCATAGGGCGTCAGGCTGTAGACCTCGGTCATTTCAATAACGTTGCCGTCCGGGTCCTGAAAAAACATAATCGCACCTTCCTTGCGGCCATTGACGGAATTGGATGTATAGGCGCGCGGCGGTTTGAGTATGGTTGCGTTGATCGCCAGCAGGTTTTCATAAGCCTGCGCAATGTCGTTGGTCACAATCACCAGCACGGCGTCCGAGGTGCCGATGGTTGGGTTGTCGGGGTCACGGGTCCAGGGCAGGGGCGGGTTGTCGTACTGCAGCAGCCCAATCATGGCCCAGTCTTCATGCTGGCCCTGCATGATGGCGATTCGGGACTGTGTGGGCTTGGCATTCAAGGGCAGGTCGCCGCCCTCTGGGTCACGGTCTCCGCCACGGTCCAGCCAGACGGAAAAGCCAATGGCTTCGTAAAACACCATCGACTGTTCAATGTTCGATACCAGCAGCGTGGTGCGTTTGACCACAGACTCTAACGCCTGCGTTGGCGCGCAGAGCAATACGCTTGCCATTATAGAAAGGGCGATGGTCTTTCTTAAGCGGTTCAGGCGCATCACGTTGTCTCCTTATGAGGGGAGCGGTTACTCCGGGTCTTCCTCTTGGACCGCGAAGGCGGCTTTGCCGTCCTGTACTAAATCCCAGATGCGTTGGGCGTCGCCCCCAATGGAATCGATCAGTTGACGTGACACGGGCGCGGTTGCGTTTTTCCACATCGTGCGTTGCTCCGGCGTCAACTCATGGGTGGTGAATCCCCACTTTTCTTTTTCATCTAAAAACGTTTTCCACTCGTCGCGAGTCCACTGCCGTCCGTCATTCACATCCACGAAGGAGTCCAAGAGCAGCTTGCTTTGCGCATCGGGCAGGCTGTCTAACCAGCTTTGTTTCATCACAATAATTGAGGTGGCAAAGGAATGATTGGTCAGCGTCAGGTGCTTAGCCTCGCCGGAAATGCCCGTCGGCACATACATGATGATCGAACTTTCGCCCGCGTCCACCAGTCCGGTTTGCAGGCCGGTTACAATGTCGGTGAAGCCGAGCGGGATGGCATCCGCGCCTATGGCTTCGGCAAACAATCGTGCCGATTCACTAGACGAGGTGCGAAAACGTACACCGGTGGTGTCCGCCGGTGTAATCAACGGGGTCTTGCCGTAAACCTGGTTGAAGCCGATCTCGTCCCATTGAATAAACCGGATGTCCCGTTCCGCCAGTAGCGCCGCATAGGCGGCAAACAGGTAGTTATCCATAATAAAGTCGGCTTCGGCGTAACTGTCGAACAGAAAGGGCGTGTAGAGCATGGCCATTTCCGGCACCACGGTGGTGGTTGCCAGCCCCGACCAGTTGGCCACTTGAATCCGCCCCCGGCGAATGCCGTTGACCAAATTCTCTTCCGGCCCCAACTCGCCGTAGATCAGCATGCGCATCTCAATCTCGTCGGTGGCCGCTTCAACGTTGCTCTGAAAGGTCAGCCACTTTTTGTCCCCGGCGGTGTCCTTCACGCCGGTGCCGCCCACGGTAACTGTGACTGCCGCAGCTGAGAACGAGAGCACCAGTGCGCTCAATAAGCTTATCAAGACGGAGAGTTTTTTGATCATAGAGTACATGCGCCCTTAGGTTTTATAGCGTTGACCAATCTTAGCACATGGCCAGTAAGACTCCCTAAAATGGCTCAATTGTGGCTCACTCAGCCGGTTGCGGAACTTTGCGGCCAAACCCAAGACTGGCTTTCAAACCCAACGCCTGAATCATCGTCAGTGCCGGCACCAGCAGCAATTGCACCGCCGTGCCAAACAGCACTCCGAATCCAATACTGCACGCCACCGGCACCAGAAACTGGGCTTGAATGCTGCGCTCAATAATCAGTGGGAACACGCCC
This genomic stretch from Rhodospirillaceae bacterium harbors:
- a CDS encoding sulfotransferase, translating into MTASLETAFTAGLAALQRRDYGAAVKHFQDVLGFDPHHPAATYNIGALKYQAGQSTEALTYLEQAAVLRPDHLDTLSLLAAVLVDLNRLPQAVPYARTITAHAQSDATTLNTAGRVLALAGWAEEAESAYRKALAQDASYRPAADALVTHLFARRAFTDATDVCDAVLARHPTDQEFHLKRSQALWESGQTAAAWDALQNLLDFAPDHITAHHNLSLIESDAAAAPTFQRLAALIAENTLEAADLIKAWFALGNRFAQHQSYADSLTCFAEGNRLRAHGAHADHARSAAAFEARVEHLLGAPLTPPPAQMGVNHPTPLIISGPSRAGKSLLQSWLSVHPDIAAADEVGLLPRLNDIDFSADPHRLAEAADTYRTTLKRLAGAKGQTAKFVIDTHPTNALYFDILLRLCPDAKIIQIQRDPLDLAVSLYARNYVTGGHWADSWSGIAKRLTCYDRLRYYYATWSPVIATISYEDLVNTPVSQLQSLVEALGLVWTDDLSPPAPDPQDLTPMPWASFADRPPVQTHGIGLWRSYAPWLAEFADAYGRSALKTYGRSALKTYGRDALQEDNAIPAQASHLSMESLEILKKVPAFHARVAAQAETDGHWDAAVSARWRAVSCRPFTHHVRHHAEALQQTLQASPQHTDLAHLHQEIAKLWAAYRETPNMRFGDFGLPYQSFTPAYIAGSRDTDVRAAAYDLEHLTSGRRVLDLGANSGFLTLEAAKFARQTIGVEHAQALVDIGSRVRQFMNLDTCQFLCGDAATFTADEPFDVVIATAVHGWLDLPVPNLARHLAHLTAPGGAVLFESQGQRSTSKIEPGFDATVKAIAQGGFTVERDGTLCDDAVNLRAFVVLRKTL
- a CDS encoding TfoX/Sxy family protein; its protein translation is MASRGYCDHVLDLLSHVEGVSARGMFGGFGLYKGSVMFALIADDVLYYKVGPANQPDYEEAGSEPFTYSGKGKPIQMSYWQVPEDVLEDQDALRDWTLKAFDVALKAKKPKKPKAKKL
- a CDS encoding VOC family protein, yielding MRLNRLRKTIALSIMASVLLCAPTQALESVVKRTTLLVSNIEQSMVFYEAIGFSVWLDRGGDRDPEGGDLPLNAKPTQSRIAIMQGQHEDWAMIGLLQYDNPPLPWTRDPDNPTIGTSDAVLVIVTNDIAQAYENLLAINATILKPPRAYTSNSVNGRKEGAIMFFQDPDGNVIEMTEVYSLTPYGE
- a CDS encoding TRAP transporter substrate-binding protein produces the protein MIKKLSVLISLLSALVLSFSAAAVTVTVGGTGVKDTAGDKKWLTFQSNVEAATDEIEMRMLIYGELGPEENLVNGIRRGRIQVANWSGLATTTVVPEMAMLYTPFLFDSYAEADFIMDNYLFAAYAALLAERDIRFIQWDEIGFNQVYGKTPLITPADTTGVRFRTSSSESARLFAEAIGADAIPLGFTDIVTGLQTGLVDAGESSIIMYVPTGISGEAKHLTLTNHSFATSIIVMKQSWLDSLPDAQSKLLLDSFVDVNDGRQWTRDEWKTFLDEKEKWGFTTHELTPEQRTMWKNATAPVSRQLIDSIGGDAQRIWDLVQDGKAAFAVQEEDPE